The following proteins are co-located in the Alcaligenes faecalis genome:
- the atpD gene encoding F0F1 ATP synthase subunit beta produces MSNGTIVQCIGAVVDIQFPRDSIPKVYEALTLVDESSAFAEKGLTFEVQQQLGDGVVRTIAMGSSDGLRRGMEVAGSGAPISVPVGVGTLGRIMDVLGRPIDEVGPIQSDERRAIHQAAPTFDELSPSVELLETGIKVIDLVCPFAKGGKVGLFGGAGVGKTVNMLELINNIAKAHSGLSVFAGVGERTREGNDFYHEMADAGVIQMDNLSDSKVAMVFGQMNEPPGNRLRVALSGLTMAEKFRDEGRDILFFVDNIYRYTLAGTEVSALLGRMPSAVGYQPTLAEEMGKLQERITSTKTGSITSIQAVYVPADDLTDPSPATTFLHLDSTVVLSRDIAALGIYPAVDPLDSTSRQLDPQVVGEEHYAVARGVQQTLQRYKELRDIIAILGMDELSPEDKQAVARARKIQRFLSQPFHVAEVFTGSPGKYVPLAETLRGFKMIVDGECDALPEQAFYMVGSIDEAFEKAKTIQ; encoded by the coding sequence ATGAGCAACGGTACCATCGTTCAGTGCATCGGCGCCGTGGTGGATATTCAGTTCCCCCGCGACAGCATCCCTAAAGTCTACGAAGCATTGACGCTCGTTGACGAAAGTTCGGCTTTCGCAGAAAAAGGCCTGACTTTTGAAGTACAGCAACAATTGGGTGACGGTGTAGTTCGCACCATCGCCATGGGTTCCAGCGACGGCCTGCGCCGTGGTATGGAAGTGGCCGGTTCGGGCGCTCCCATCTCCGTGCCAGTCGGTGTTGGCACCCTGGGCCGCATTATGGACGTTCTGGGTCGCCCGATCGACGAAGTCGGTCCTATCCAGTCCGACGAGCGTCGCGCCATTCACCAGGCTGCGCCTACGTTTGACGAACTGTCGCCTTCCGTAGAGCTGCTGGAAACCGGTATTAAAGTGATTGACCTGGTTTGCCCGTTCGCCAAGGGTGGTAAGGTTGGTCTGTTCGGTGGTGCCGGTGTGGGCAAGACCGTGAACATGCTGGAGCTGATCAACAACATCGCCAAGGCACACAGTGGTCTGTCCGTGTTTGCCGGTGTGGGTGAGCGTACCCGTGAAGGTAACGACTTCTACCACGAAATGGCTGATGCTGGCGTTATCCAGATGGATAACCTGAGCGATTCCAAGGTGGCTATGGTGTTCGGTCAGATGAACGAACCTCCAGGCAACCGTCTGCGTGTGGCACTGTCCGGCCTGACCATGGCTGAGAAGTTCCGTGACGAAGGCCGTGACATCCTGTTCTTTGTGGACAACATCTACCGCTACACGCTGGCCGGTACCGAAGTGTCTGCTCTGCTGGGTCGTATGCCTTCCGCAGTGGGTTACCAGCCTACGCTGGCCGAGGAAATGGGTAAGCTGCAAGAGCGTATTACCTCCACCAAGACCGGTTCGATTACGTCCATCCAGGCCGTTTACGTTCCAGCCGATGACTTGACTGACCCATCGCCTGCTACGACCTTCTTGCACTTGGACTCCACCGTTGTGTTGTCCCGTGATATTGCTGCTCTGGGTATTTACCCCGCTGTGGACCCTCTGGACTCCACCAGCCGTCAGTTGGATCCACAAGTTGTGGGTGAAGAGCATTACGCAGTGGCTCGCGGTGTTCAGCAGACGCTGCAGCGTTACAAGGAATTGCGCGACATTATCGCGATTCTGGGTATGGATGAGCTGTCTCCAGAAGACAAGCAGGCTGTTGCCCGCGCTCGTAAGATCCAGCGTTTCCTGTCTCAGCCTTTCCACGTGGCAGAAGTGTTTACCGGCTCGCCTGGTAAGTACGTTCCACTGGCTGAAACCCTGCGTGGCTTTAAGATGATCGTCGACGGCGAGTGTGATGCTCTGCCAGAACAGGCGTTCTACATGGTCGGTTCCATCGACGAGGCTTTCGAGAAAGCCAAGACTATTCAGTAA
- the atpG gene encoding F0F1 ATP synthase subunit gamma yields the protein MAGIKEIRTKIKSVQNTSKITKAMEMVAASKMRKAQERMRAGRPYADKVREIASHLMQAHPDYTHPYMVEPAEVKSVGIVVVSTDKGLCGGLNTNILRLVLARVREFEDKGISVQTTALGGKAAGTLARVGANLVSQEVGLGDAPNLERLIGAIKVQIDDFVEGRIDAVYLATSRFVNTMKQDPTFIRLLPLPSGLKDPFQAGDQVEAQESANSSEYGWDYIYEPDAKSVIDDLLLRYVEGLVYQAVAENMASEQSARMVAMKAASDNAKTVIGDLQLVYNKTRQAAITKEISEIVGGAAAV from the coding sequence ATGGCCGGAATCAAGGAAATTCGTACTAAGATCAAGAGCGTGCAAAACACGTCCAAGATCACCAAAGCCATGGAGATGGTGGCGGCATCCAAGATGCGCAAGGCGCAAGAGCGGATGCGTGCTGGCCGTCCCTATGCAGACAAGGTGCGCGAGATTGCTTCGCATCTGATGCAGGCGCACCCCGACTACACTCACCCCTACATGGTTGAGCCCGCCGAAGTCAAATCGGTCGGTATCGTGGTTGTCAGCACGGACAAAGGTCTGTGTGGCGGCTTGAACACCAATATTTTGCGTCTGGTTCTTGCGCGTGTTCGCGAGTTTGAAGACAAAGGTATTAGCGTTCAGACAACGGCTCTGGGTGGTAAAGCTGCTGGAACATTGGCGCGTGTGGGTGCCAATCTGGTTTCTCAGGAAGTGGGTTTGGGCGATGCGCCTAACCTGGAACGTCTGATTGGCGCTATCAAGGTGCAGATCGACGACTTCGTGGAAGGCCGTATTGATGCTGTTTATCTGGCGACCAGCCGCTTTGTCAATACGATGAAGCAGGACCCAACATTTATTCGCTTGTTGCCCCTTCCTTCCGGTCTGAAAGATCCTTTCCAGGCTGGTGATCAGGTAGAGGCTCAAGAAAGTGCTAACTCTTCCGAATACGGTTGGGATTACATCTACGAACCTGATGCCAAGTCGGTTATTGATGACTTGTTGCTGCGTTACGTAGAGGGTCTGGTGTATCAGGCCGTTGCCGAGAATATGGCCTCTGAGCAGTCTGCCCGTATGGTGGCCATGAAAGCCGCTTCGGACAACGCCAAGACCGTTATCGGTGATCTTCAGCTGGTCTATAACAAGACCCGCCAGGCAGCGATTACGAAAGAAATCTCTGAAATCGTGGGGGGTGCCGCCGCTGTGTAA
- the atpA gene encoding F0F1 ATP synthase subunit alpha, which yields MQLNPSEISELLKSRIEGLGASTDVRTQGTVVSVTDGITRIHGLSDVMQGEMLEFPNNTFGLALNLERDSVGAVILGEYTGVSEGDAVKTTGRILEVPVGPELLGRVVDTLGMPIDGKGPINAKMTDVIEKVAPGVIARESVSQPMQTGTKAVDSMVPIGRGQRELIIGDRQTGKTAVAVDTIIAQKGNGVKCIYVAVGQKASTINNVVRKLEEHGALEYTIIVAASASESAAMQYLAPYSGCTMGEYFRDRGEDALIIYDDLTKQAWAYRQVSLLLRRPPGREAYPGDVFYLHSRLLERAARVNAEYVEKFTNGEVKGKTGSLTALPIIETQAGDVSAFVPTNVISITDGQIFLESDLFNAGVRPAINAGISVSRVGGAAQTKVIKKLSGGIRTDLAQYRELAAFAQFASDLDDATRRQLERGKRVVELLKQPQYQPLAVWELAVSLYAVNNGYFDDLEVAQVLPFEKGLKDHLRSKFAALVERIESKKELVKEDEAELVAAIQDFKKHGAF from the coding sequence ATGCAACTTAATCCGTCCGAGATCAGCGAACTGCTCAAGAGCCGCATCGAAGGCCTGGGCGCGTCGACTGACGTTCGTACACAAGGTACGGTCGTATCCGTGACCGACGGTATTACGCGCATCCACGGTTTGTCCGATGTGATGCAGGGCGAAATGCTCGAATTTCCGAACAACACGTTCGGTCTGGCCCTTAACCTCGAGCGCGACTCTGTCGGCGCCGTGATTCTGGGTGAATACACTGGTGTTTCCGAAGGCGACGCAGTCAAAACAACTGGCCGCATTCTGGAAGTACCCGTTGGCCCCGAACTGCTGGGTCGTGTGGTTGATACGCTGGGTATGCCTATCGACGGCAAGGGCCCGATCAACGCCAAGATGACAGACGTCATCGAGAAAGTGGCTCCTGGCGTTATTGCCCGTGAGTCCGTCTCCCAGCCCATGCAGACTGGCACGAAAGCCGTGGACTCCATGGTGCCAATCGGCCGTGGTCAGCGCGAACTGATCATTGGTGACCGTCAGACCGGTAAAACTGCCGTGGCTGTGGACACCATCATTGCTCAAAAGGGCAATGGCGTTAAATGTATCTACGTTGCCGTGGGCCAAAAAGCCTCCACGATCAACAACGTGGTGCGCAAGCTCGAAGAGCACGGTGCTCTGGAGTACACGATTATTGTGGCCGCCTCGGCTTCCGAGTCCGCTGCCATGCAATACCTGGCTCCTTACTCCGGTTGCACCATGGGTGAATACTTCCGTGATCGTGGCGAAGACGCCCTGATCATTTATGACGATTTGACCAAGCAAGCTTGGGCCTACCGTCAAGTATCCCTGTTGCTGCGTCGCCCACCAGGCCGTGAAGCCTACCCCGGTGACGTGTTCTACCTGCACTCCCGTCTGCTCGAGCGCGCTGCTCGCGTGAACGCCGAGTACGTAGAAAAATTCACTAACGGTGAAGTGAAAGGCAAGACCGGTTCGTTGACCGCACTGCCTATCATTGAAACGCAAGCCGGTGACGTTTCCGCTTTCGTTCCAACCAACGTGATTTCGATTACTGATGGTCAGATCTTCCTGGAGTCTGACTTGTTCAACGCAGGTGTTCGCCCTGCTATTAACGCCGGTATTTCGGTGTCCCGCGTGGGTGGCGCTGCTCAAACCAAGGTCATCAAGAAGCTGTCCGGCGGTATTCGTACCGACTTGGCTCAGTACCGTGAATTGGCTGCGTTTGCTCAGTTTGCTTCCGATCTGGACGACGCAACCCGTCGCCAGTTGGAGCGTGGTAAGCGCGTGGTCGAACTGCTCAAGCAGCCCCAGTATCAGCCTCTGGCTGTGTGGGAACTGGCCGTGAGCCTGTACGCTGTGAACAACGGTTACTTCGACGATCTGGAAGTCGCTCAGGTTCTGCCTTTCGAGAAAGGCCTGAAAGATCACCTGCGCAGCAAGTTCGCTGCCCTGGTTGAGCGTATCGAAAGCAAGAAGGAACTGGTTAAAGAAGACGAGGCTGAGTTGGTTGCAGCCATCCAGGACTTCAAAAAGCACGGCGCTTTCTAA
- a CDS encoding F0F1 ATP synthase subunit delta — protein sequence MAELSTIARPYAEALFAALRDDSQGLESWSALLSEMAQVAGLHDVREALNDPRLNNGQRLELFTGLVKSQVTEKARNFLQLLVDNQRILLLPQIAEQFDLLKHQLEGTAQAQIISAFPMAEAQIAELTAGLEKKFGLKLKPTVTVDTDLIGGIRVIVGDQVLDTSVQARLASMRDTLTA from the coding sequence ATGGCTGAACTATCGACTATTGCCAGACCTTACGCCGAAGCCCTGTTCGCCGCCTTGCGCGACGACAGCCAGGGTCTCGAATCGTGGTCGGCCCTGTTGTCCGAAATGGCTCAGGTGGCCGGTCTCCACGATGTGCGCGAGGCACTGAACGATCCGCGCCTGAATAATGGGCAGCGACTCGAACTCTTTACGGGCCTGGTTAAGTCACAGGTCACCGAAAAGGCTCGCAACTTTCTTCAATTGTTGGTGGATAACCAGCGCATCTTGCTGCTGCCACAAATTGCAGAACAGTTTGATCTATTGAAACACCAACTCGAAGGCACGGCGCAGGCACAGATTATCAGTGCTTTCCCGATGGCTGAGGCTCAGATTGCTGAGCTGACCGCTGGGCTGGAGAAAAAGTTTGGCCTGAAGCTAAAACCGACTGTGACCGTCGACACTGACCTTATCGGCGGTATTCGGGTGATTGTTGGTGACCAGGTGCTCGACACTTCCGTGCAGGCCCGGCTGGCCAGCATGCGCGATACGCTGACCGCATAG
- a CDS encoding F0F1 ATP synthase subunit B: MNLNATLFFQMIVFFVLAWFTMKFVWPPLTKAIDDRRQKIADGLAAADKGKADLAQAQARISLMDASAKSENHQRIVDAEKQATALLEQARREAEAEKARIIAQAQQDANQEVQRVREGLRSEVAALAVKGAEQILRREVDANAHAQLLEQLKAEL; the protein is encoded by the coding sequence GTGAATTTAAACGCGACTCTCTTTTTTCAGATGATCGTGTTTTTCGTTTTGGCCTGGTTTACGATGAAATTCGTATGGCCGCCACTGACGAAAGCAATCGATGATCGTCGTCAGAAAATCGCTGATGGTTTGGCTGCTGCCGATAAAGGCAAGGCCGATCTGGCACAGGCCCAAGCGCGTATCAGTCTGATGGATGCGTCGGCCAAGTCCGAAAACCATCAACGCATTGTTGACGCTGAAAAACAAGCGACTGCTCTTTTGGAGCAAGCTCGTCGTGAAGCCGAAGCCGAAAAAGCCCGCATTATTGCGCAGGCCCAGCAAGACGCCAACCAGGAAGTGCAACGTGTACGTGAAGGTCTGCGTAGCGAAGTGGCTGCCTTGGCTGTCAAGGGTGCCGAGCAAATCTTGCGACGCGAAGTTGACGCGAATGCGCATGCCCAGCTGCTCGAGCAGCTCAAGGCAGAACTTTAA
- the atpE gene encoding F0F1 ATP synthase subunit C: MTNVALVALACGIIIGLGAFGACIGIALMGGKYLEASARQPELMNALQTKMFLLAGLIDAAFLIGVGIAMLFAFANPFVG, translated from the coding sequence ATGACCAACGTAGCTCTCGTTGCTCTTGCTTGCGGTATCATCATCGGTCTGGGCGCTTTTGGCGCTTGCATTGGTATCGCCCTGATGGGTGGTAAATATCTGGAAGCATCGGCTCGTCAGCCTGAACTGATGAACGCTCTGCAAACCAAGATGTTCCTGTTGGCCGGTCTGATCGATGCTGCTTTCCTGATCGGTGTCGGTATCGCCATGTTGTTTGCATTCGCCAACCCATTTGTTGGGTAA
- the atpB gene encoding F0F1 ATP synthase subunit A: protein MAAASDISPQSGYIQHHLVHLNNVGEKQDVLANFGVINYDSMFWSLLMGLIVVFFLWRAASAATAGVPGRLQSFVEMLVDWVEDQAKSIVPNAESRKFVSPLALTVFLWILMMNVLDLLPVDALPWFFIQSGLGTEPSDPLYYHRILPTADLNVPMGMSMGVLLLMFYYGIKIKHPGGFVKELFTAPFTATGLMAVVLVPFNFLLNCIEYAAKSVSLGMRLFGNMFAGELVFMLIALLGGAWTGFNGASLGLGIGHILAGSVWAIFHIMIVLLQAFIFMMLTLVYIGQAHEGH from the coding sequence ATGGCTGCTGCTAGTGATATTTCGCCTCAGTCAGGGTACATCCAGCATCACCTGGTTCACTTGAATAACGTGGGTGAAAAACAGGATGTTCTGGCCAACTTCGGTGTCATTAACTACGACTCCATGTTCTGGTCTCTGCTGATGGGTCTGATTGTGGTTTTCTTTCTGTGGCGTGCCGCGTCGGCCGCAACAGCCGGTGTGCCAGGCCGCTTGCAGTCTTTCGTAGAAATGCTGGTCGATTGGGTTGAGGATCAGGCCAAATCGATTGTGCCCAATGCCGAGTCCCGGAAGTTTGTCTCGCCTCTGGCGCTGACCGTGTTTCTGTGGATCCTCATGATGAACGTGCTGGATTTGCTGCCGGTTGATGCCTTGCCATGGTTTTTCATTCAAAGCGGCCTGGGTACCGAGCCTAGCGACCCTCTGTATTACCACCGTATTTTGCCAACTGCTGATTTGAACGTGCCAATGGGCATGTCCATGGGTGTGCTGCTGCTGATGTTCTACTACGGCATCAAGATCAAGCATCCCGGCGGTTTTGTCAAAGAGCTGTTTACTGCACCATTCACCGCGACTGGCCTGATGGCTGTTGTGCTTGTGCCTTTCAACTTTTTACTCAATTGCATCGAATACGCGGCCAAGTCTGTGTCTTTAGGTATGCGGTTGTTTGGCAATATGTTTGCCGGTGAATTGGTTTTCATGTTGATCGCTCTGCTGGGTGGCGCATGGACAGGGTTTAATGGCGCCAGCCTGGGGTTGGGTATCGGTCACATTCTGGCCGGTTCTGTGTGGGCAATCTTCCATATCATGATTGTGTTGCTCCAGGCGTTCATCTTCATGATGCTTACCCTTGTCTATATCGGACAAGCACACGAAGGCCATTAA
- a CDS encoding ATP synthase subunit I — translation MNQPIYQQTGTTATVQAAGDKAPFPEPVVLTPEQRSRMARRAGQGIVRTLLAQAFMGLLAIGLSAWISGAYAAASALIGAAAYFVPNALFALRLLLGLMGGGNAGALSFFWGEAFKLGFAVLTLATAAMANTGWLVWPALLFGLLCVLKGYVLLLFFRKLP, via the coding sequence ATGAATCAGCCGATTTATCAGCAAACAGGCACCACCGCCACGGTGCAGGCAGCAGGGGACAAAGCACCATTTCCCGAACCCGTCGTATTGACGCCCGAGCAACGTAGCCGCATGGCTCGCCGGGCAGGGCAAGGGATTGTGCGCACACTGCTTGCTCAGGCTTTTATGGGTCTGTTGGCGATTGGCCTGTCGGCATGGATTTCCGGCGCATATGCAGCAGCCTCGGCACTTATTGGTGCGGCTGCTTATTTTGTGCCTAACGCATTGTTCGCATTGCGTCTTTTGCTGGGTTTGATGGGCGGCGGCAACGCCGGCGCACTTTCCTTCTTTTGGGGGGAAGCCTTCAAACTTGGCTTTGCTGTATTGACACTGGCAACGGCTGCCATGGCAAATACAGGCTGGTTGGTTTGGCCTGCTTTGCTCTTTGGCTTGCTATGTGTCTTGAAGGGATATGTGCTGCTGCTGTTTTTTCGCAAGCTGCCATAA
- a CDS encoding enoyl-CoA hydratase, giving the protein MNEPLVKAEVHGRVALLTLNRPKALNALNNELIAELYALLKKYDADNEIGCIVLTGNEKAFAAGADIGAMKDWTYHDVSSQDYLGGQWEELRRFRKPIIAAVAGYALGGGCELAMLCDFIIAADSARFGQPEIKLGVIPGFGGTQRLPRAVGKAKAMDLILTARMMNAEEAERSGLVARVVPADKLLEEALEAATVISSMSLPSVLMAKECVNRAFESSLEEGLLFERRNFHGLFATDDQKEGMRAFVEKRQPEFKHR; this is encoded by the coding sequence ATGAACGAACCCTTAGTCAAAGCAGAGGTGCATGGTCGTGTTGCTTTATTGACATTAAATCGACCCAAGGCTTTGAATGCGCTCAATAACGAGCTGATCGCCGAGTTGTATGCCCTGTTAAAGAAATACGATGCCGACAACGAAATCGGTTGTATTGTGCTGACCGGTAATGAAAAAGCCTTTGCGGCCGGTGCTGACATTGGCGCCATGAAAGACTGGACTTACCACGATGTCAGCTCCCAGGATTATTTGGGTGGTCAGTGGGAAGAGCTGCGCCGTTTCCGCAAACCCATCATCGCCGCTGTTGCGGGCTACGCCTTGGGTGGTGGCTGCGAGTTGGCCATGCTGTGCGACTTCATCATTGCGGCTGACTCCGCCCGTTTTGGTCAACCGGAAATCAAGCTGGGCGTGATTCCCGGTTTCGGTGGCACGCAGCGTCTGCCTCGTGCCGTGGGCAAGGCCAAAGCGATGGATTTGATTTTGACCGCGCGCATGATGAACGCCGAAGAGGCTGAGCGTTCCGGTCTGGTCGCCCGCGTGGTGCCTGCCGACAAACTGTTGGAAGAAGCACTTGAAGCCGCAACGGTTATTTCAAGCATGTCACTGCCGTCAGTTTTGATGGCCAAAGAATGCGTGAACCGCGCGTTTGAGTCGTCTCTGGAAGAGGGGTTGCTGTTTGAACGTCGCAACTTTCATGGCTTGTTTGCCACTGACGATCAAAAAGAAGGCATGCGTGCTTTCGTCGAGAAACGTCAGCCCGAATTCAAGCATCGCTAA
- a CDS encoding PDZ domain-containing protein, with translation MEPTPVLYRAEPTDLAGHRLTVQIQITSPQTDGQILSLPAWIPGSYLIRDFSRQIESITAFSGEKPVAIHKLDNHRWQCESCEGPLNVQYQVYAWDLSVRGAHIDQTHAFFNGTSALLAVEGQTEQPCLLELVSNKDMEDWQVYTSLPEATGIPGAAERYGFGLYRASNYDELIDHPIEMGTPQVISFFVHGAEHELVFTGVIPNLDLPRIARDVEKICAAQIAFFEPETRRAPFLDSSSRYVFMTMVTDDGYGGLEHRASTALMASRRDLPTQGQDKSVKSAGYQTFLGLVSHEYFHTWNVKRIKPAAFAPYDLSRENHTRLLWVFEGFTSYYDDLMLLRSGVLNEADYLKLLAKNINAVERGPGRFKQSAAQSSFDAWTRFYKQDENSPNALVSYYSKGALIALGLDLCIRNHTQQAKGLDEVMLLMWERYGRDFYQGKPQGIPEDAMPALILEATGYDATDFIARYVEGCEDLPLKTWLAEQGLKLEWQASSKLPSLNARLRQSAGQCQLATVFTDGAAHQAGLSAGDALVAIDGLRVSDTTSLERLLAAYEPGQTVQVHAFRRDELHCFTLQLARPALDECVLSRQS, from the coding sequence ATGGAACCTACACCCGTACTTTACCGTGCCGAACCGACAGATCTCGCCGGCCACCGCCTGACTGTCCAGATACAGATCACTTCCCCCCAAACAGATGGCCAGATCTTGAGCCTTCCGGCCTGGATTCCTGGCAGCTACCTGATCCGCGACTTCTCGCGTCAGATCGAAAGCATAACTGCCTTCTCTGGCGAAAAGCCGGTTGCCATCCACAAGCTGGACAATCACCGCTGGCAGTGCGAGTCCTGTGAAGGCCCCTTGAACGTGCAGTACCAGGTCTATGCCTGGGACCTGTCCGTACGAGGCGCACATATTGATCAGACCCATGCTTTCTTTAATGGCACCAGTGCCCTGCTGGCCGTTGAGGGCCAGACCGAACAGCCTTGCCTGCTGGAACTGGTATCCAACAAGGACATGGAGGATTGGCAGGTCTACACCAGCCTGCCCGAAGCAACCGGCATACCGGGCGCGGCCGAACGTTATGGTTTTGGCCTGTATCGCGCCAGCAATTATGACGAACTGATCGACCACCCGATTGAAATGGGCACTCCCCAGGTCATCAGCTTCTTTGTCCACGGCGCCGAACACGAACTGGTCTTTACTGGCGTCATCCCCAATCTGGATTTGCCTCGCATCGCCCGTGATGTAGAGAAAATCTGCGCCGCACAAATCGCTTTTTTTGAACCCGAAACCCGCCGCGCCCCCTTTCTGGACAGCAGCTCGCGCTACGTGTTCATGACCATGGTGACCGACGACGGTTACGGCGGCCTGGAGCATCGTGCCTCGACCGCCCTGATGGCTTCGCGCCGCGACCTGCCCACCCAGGGCCAGGACAAATCGGTGAAAAGCGCAGGCTACCAAACCTTTTTGGGTCTGGTCAGCCATGAATACTTCCACACCTGGAACGTCAAGCGCATCAAGCCTGCTGCATTTGCGCCCTATGACTTGAGCCGCGAAAACCACACCCGATTGCTATGGGTGTTTGAGGGCTTCACGTCTTACTACGACGATTTGATGCTGCTGCGTTCGGGCGTGCTGAACGAAGCCGACTACCTAAAGCTGCTGGCCAAAAACATCAACGCCGTCGAGCGTGGCCCTGGCCGCTTCAAGCAGTCCGCCGCACAAAGCTCTTTTGATGCCTGGACGCGCTTTTACAAGCAGGACGAGAACTCCCCCAACGCGCTGGTCAGCTATTACAGCAAGGGTGCCCTGATTGCCCTGGGCCTGGACCTGTGCATTCGCAACCATACCCAGCAGGCCAAGGGCCTGGATGAGGTGATGCTGCTGATGTGGGAACGCTATGGCCGCGACTTCTATCAAGGCAAGCCACAAGGCATTCCTGAAGACGCCATGCCTGCCTTGATTCTGGAAGCAACCGGCTACGACGCCACGGACTTCATTGCCCGCTATGTTGAAGGTTGCGAAGACCTGCCCTTGAAAACCTGGCTGGCCGAGCAAGGCTTGAAGCTGGAATGGCAAGCCTCCTCCAAGCTACCCAGCCTGAACGCCCGCTTGCGCCAAAGCGCGGGTCAATGCCAGTTGGCCACTGTGTTTACCGATGGTGCAGCGCATCAAGCCGGCCTGTCTGCGGGTGACGCCCTGGTCGCGATTGACGGCTTGCGTGTCAGCGACACGACCAGCCTGGAGCGCCTGCTGGCTGCGTACGAGCCCGGCCAGACCGTTCAGGTCCACGCCTTCCGCCGCGATGAACTACACTGCTTCACGCTGCAACTGGCACGCCCTGCGTTGGACGAATGCGTCCTGAGCCGCCAGTCCTGA
- the folB gene encoding dihydroneopterin aldolase encodes MTTRRIFINNLVVQASIGMLDHELTQRQPLHIDAEFDTTITQDVQDNDISTVLDYRQLREALIEVSTTEHTHLLETLVERLADRIQNDFPAVERVKIRASKPEAFTDCDAVGIEIERSR; translated from the coding sequence ATGACAACACGCCGTATATTTATCAACAATCTGGTGGTGCAAGCCTCTATCGGCATGCTGGATCACGAGCTGACTCAACGCCAGCCCCTGCATATTGATGCTGAATTCGACACCACCATTACGCAGGACGTTCAGGACAATGACATCAGTACCGTACTGGACTACCGCCAGTTGCGCGAAGCGTTGATTGAAGTCAGCACGACCGAGCACACCCATCTGCTGGAAACGCTGGTGGAACGCCTCGCTGATCGCATCCAGAATGATTTCCCGGCCGTGGAACGCGTTAAAATCCGGGCCAGCAAACCCGAGGCCTTTACCGATTGTGATGCCGTCGGCATCGAGATCGAACGCAGCCGCTAA
- the ttcA gene encoding tRNA 2-thiocytidine(32) synthetase TtcA, whose product MSQDTSTLPPSETETPVFASKAERKQRVNDNKLSKRIMREVGRAIGDFNMIEEGDKIMVCLSGGKDSYGLLDVLMTLQKRAPIKFDIVAVNLDQKQPGFPDHILPEYLEKLGVPYHIETQDTYSVVTRVIAEGKTMCSLCSRLRRGILYRVAKELGATKIALGHHRDDILATFFLNLFYGGRMKGMPPKLMSDNGEHIVIRPLAYVPEKDLIAYAKLKEFPIIPCNLCGSQENLKRQEINRMIADWDKKFPHRSWNVFGALTRVVPSHLMDPKLHNFADLKVTGQADPEGDKGFDQDYFDDHLPESLLAAGFEEDADNSVPTARQDAFTPAQPATSGEQQIVFMSKRRSGQ is encoded by the coding sequence ATGTCCCAAGACACCAGCACCCTTCCTCCTTCCGAAACCGAGACCCCCGTGTTTGCCAGCAAGGCTGAACGCAAGCAACGCGTCAATGACAACAAGCTGAGCAAACGCATCATGCGTGAAGTGGGCCGCGCCATCGGCGACTTCAACATGATCGAGGAAGGCGACAAGATCATGGTCTGCCTGTCCGGCGGCAAGGACTCCTACGGCCTGCTGGACGTGCTGATGACATTGCAAAAGCGCGCGCCGATCAAGTTCGACATCGTGGCCGTGAACCTTGACCAGAAGCAGCCCGGCTTCCCTGACCACATCCTGCCCGAGTATCTGGAAAAGCTGGGCGTGCCCTATCACATCGAAACGCAGGACACATATTCGGTAGTGACGCGCGTGATTGCCGAAGGCAAGACCATGTGCTCTCTGTGCTCGCGCCTGCGTCGCGGGATCCTGTACCGTGTCGCCAAGGAGCTGGGTGCCACCAAGATCGCCCTGGGCCACCACCGTGACGACATTCTGGCGACCTTCTTCCTGAACCTGTTTTACGGTGGCCGTATGAAGGGCATGCCACCCAAGCTGATGTCGGACAACGGCGAACATATTGTGATCCGCCCTCTGGCCTACGTGCCCGAGAAAGACCTGATCGCCTACGCCAAGCTGAAAGAATTCCCCATCATCCCCTGTAACCTGTGCGGCTCGCAGGAAAACCTGAAACGCCAGGAAATCAACCGCATGATTGCGGACTGGGACAAAAAATTCCCGCACCGTTCCTGGAACGTGTTTGGCGCCCTGACCCGCGTCGTGCCTTCGCACCTGATGGACCCCAAGCTGCATAACTTTGCAGACCTGAAGGTGACAGGACAGGCGGACCCGGAAGGTGATAAAGGTTTTGATCAGGATTATTTTGATGATCACCTGCCCGAGAGCTTGCTGGCTGCAGGCTTTGAGGAAGACGCCGATAACTCAGTGCCTACTGCGCGTCAGGACGCCTTCACACCCGCACAGCCAGCAACATCTGGCGAACAGCAGATTGTGTTCATGAGCAAGCGTCGTTCCGGTCAATAA